Within the Iodidimonas sp. SYSU 1G8 genome, the region CACCGGCGGCATCCAGCGCGGCGACGACTTTGGTCAACGTGTCGACCACGCCCCTGACGTGTTCGGTCTTGCTGGCTTCCATCCGCTGGATGGTCGGCAGGGAAACGCCCGACAGTTCCGCGAGACGCCGCTGATCGATCCCCAGCAACGCCCGGGCAGCACGCATCTGCGACGACGTGATCAAACAGAACCCTCCACGGCTGGAACAGCATTAGTCATGTCTGTTGCCTTCTTATACATGTTTAATACATCATCTTTGATATGCAGAAACCGACAACCCGCAATGCAGCTCTCAAGCGCAAACGAACGATGCGGGCCTGAACGCCCGGAATCGCTTTCCTCCGGGCGGACAAGTCCGCCCCGGCGACTATTCGGTGTGTTGGCGGATTGGCGTCCTAACGGTGAATCCGTCCATCGCCTCCGTCACCTCGATCTGGCAGGCGAGCCGGCTTCCTGCCTGCCGGTCCACGGCATATTCGAGGAGCATGTCCTCGCTTTCATCGATGGGCTTGAGCAATGCCGCCCCGGCACCGTCGATATAGACATGACAGGTCCCGCAGGCGCAGGAGCCGCCGCAATCACCGAGAATGCCGGGAACGCCGTTGCGTGAGGCGGCCTCCATCAGCGACCAGCCGACCGGGACCTCCGTCTCGTGCACGGTTCCATCATGTTCCACATAGCGGATGGTGGGCATCGGTTTTCCCCGGACTGTTTCGTCCCGCAGACCATACTGTCTCCGTGCCGGGAAATCATGCGCGGCGCGCGGGCTCAGTCGGGGATCAGGCCAGACAGCTGCAACACATGGCCGGCCAGATACAGCGAGCCGCAGATCATCGCCTCGTCACACGCGCCGGCGGCAAGCGCATCGGCCACGTCCGCATGGGCGCTCGCCGGAATCCCCAGCCCCGACGCGATGCGGGCAAGGTCCGCGGGATCGTGGCAAAGCTCATCCGGAACCGGCACGGCCGCGACGGATGCCGCCACCGGCGCCAGAACGCGCAGATAGT harbors:
- a CDS encoding helix-turn-helix transcriptional regulator, whose product is MITSSQMRAARALLGIDQRRLAELSGVSLPTIQRMEASKTEHVRGVVDTLTKVVAALDAAGVELIGEHAESRSTGRGVRLKFPEGR
- a CDS encoding 2Fe-2S iron-sulfur cluster-binding protein, producing MPTIRYVEHDGTVHETEVPVGWSLMEAASRNGVPGILGDCGGSCACGTCHVYIDGAGAALLKPIDESEDMLLEYAVDRQAGSRLACQIEVTEAMDGFTVRTPIRQHTE